A single region of the Leptodactylus fuscus isolate aLepFus1 chromosome 5, aLepFus1.hap2, whole genome shotgun sequence genome encodes:
- the LOC142204447 gene encoding olfactory receptor 5AR1-like, with translation MNNCEITELTEFYLTPFSTSRINELLIFICFLFMYLLAVVGNLVIIVLVCGVPQLHTPMYFFLCNLSFFDVIYVSAILPKTLSTILRDDKTISFYGCMIQLSFFLFCGNADIYILTSMAYDRYVAICFPLRYSLIITRKVCFIIATSYVILSVANFIMLPLIMSTLSYCSSHKINHLFCEIIPLMVLSTSDTKGVKLIITMEDIFLAVLSLMFILISYVRIVATILKIRSSRGQLKAFSSCSSHIVTVLLFYGPSIFMYMKPESEDSSEQDKILSMFYVAVVPMLNPFVYSLRNKEVLGAARRMSKIIFQFLFDKIKN, from the coding sequence ATGAATAATtgtgaaatcactgaactgactGAATTCTACCTGACCCCGTTCTCCACCTCCAGAATTAATGAACTTCTTATATTTATCTGTTTCTTATTCATGTATCTTCTCGCCGTGGTGGGGAATCTGGTTATCATTGTACTGGTCTGTGGTGTCCCCCAACTTCACACCCCCATGTATTTCTTCTTGTGTAATCTTTCTTTTTTCGATGTCAtctatgtctctgccattctaCCGAAGACGTTGTCCACCATTCTGAGGGACGACAAGACCATCTCCTTCTATGGCTGTATGATCCAACTATCCTTCTTCTTGTTCTGTGGCAACGCGGACATCTACATTCTGACCTCGATGGCTTATGACCGCTATGTGGCCATTTGTTTTCCTTTACGTTATTCTTTGATCATCACAAGGAAAGTTTGTTTTATTATAGCGACTTCCTACGTCATTTTAAGTGTTGCGAATTTCATAATGTTGCCCTTAATAATGTCTACATTGTCGTACTGCTCCTCGCACAAGATCAACCATTTATTTTGTGAGATTATACCATTAATGGTCCTCTCTACTAGTGACACTAAGGGCGTAAAACTGATCATCACTATGGAAGATATCTTTCTAGCCGTGTTGAGTCTCATGTTCATTTTGATCTCCTACGTAAGAATTGTCGCCACAATTTTGAAGATTCGTTCCTCCAGAGGACAGCTCAAGGCCTTCTCCAGCTGTTCCTCCCACATTGTTACCGTCTTGTTATTCTACGGGCCAAGCATCTTCATGTACATGAAACCCGAGTCTGAAGATTCTTCCGAACAAGACAAAATTCTCTCCATGTTTTATGTAGCCGTGGTCCCAATGTTAAACCCATTTGTATATAGCCTGAGGAACAAAGAGGTCCTGGGGGCTGCTAGAAGAATGTCCAAAATTATATTCCAATTTCTATTTGACAAAATTAAAAACTAA